The genomic stretch TATCCATGGTTAGGATAACTCCATAAGCTATCAGTTCTTCCTAATGATCTAtggattcaacacaatcccagcCAAAAcctcagcaagttattttgtggatattagCAAACTGATACTAAAGCTTTATATGAAGAGGCAAAGACCCAGAAAAACCAACACAATATtaatggaaaagaacaaaggtggAGGGCTGACACTATTTGACTCCAATacttactataaaactatagtaatcaagtCAGTGTCAGTGTGGTATTGACCAAAGAATGGACAGATAaatagaacagagagcccagaaatagaccacACAAATGTAGTCatctgatctttgacaaaggaacaaaggcaataTACAACGGAGAaaagtattttcaacaaatggtgctggaacaactatacatccacatgcaaaaaaaaaaaaaaaaaaaagaaaaaagaaaaaaaagcaagacacagatcttacaccatttaaaaaactcaaaatggatcatagacctaaacgtaaaacacaaaattaaaattcctagaagataacataggagaaaatctagatggcCTTTGGTTTGGTGGTAACTTTTTAGATAAAACACTAAAACATAAATCATGCAAGAAAGGAATAATGATAAGTTGGAGTTCATTACAATTAAAAACTTGTACTCTGTGAAAGACTATGTCAAAAAAAATAAGacgacaagccacagactgggagaaaatatttgcaaaagacatatctgataaaattcCATTACCCAAAATATACCAAGAACCCTTcaaactcaataataagacaaCGTGATTAAAAATGGGCCACCAAACACCTGATCAGACACcttaccaaagaaaatatacatatggcAAATATGCACGTGAAAGATGTTTCACATCATGTCATTAGGGACATACAAATTAAACAACAGTGAGCTACTACCacatacctattaaaatggccaaaatctagAACACTAACACTACCAAATGCTGGTgtggatgtggagcaacaggaactctcattcattgttaaTGGGACTgcaaaaatggtacagccattttggaaaaacagtttggcagtttcttaataATTATTAGAGGATCCACTcatcacactccttggtatttacctaaTAAGTTGAAATCTTATGTCCACACATAAACCTGCACATAGttatagcagctttatccataattgccaagacttggaagcaaccaagatgtctttcagtaggtgaatggataagtaaactgtgatacatccagacaatggaatattatccatcACTAAAAAAATGAGCTATGGAGCCACAGAAATATACAGaggaattttaaatgcatattattagtGCAAGAAGCCAATCTGCAAAGGCTACATACTGTgcgattccaactatatgacattctggaaaaggcaaaactatggaggcagtaaaagaaaaatcagtggcTGTCATGAGGCAGGGAGGGATGAAAAAGTGGAGcacagaggctttttttttttttttttacagaggctTTTTAtagtaaaactattctgtatgatactataatggtggatacatgtcattacacatttgttaaaactcacagaatgtacaccaccaagagggaaccctaaggtaaactatggactttgagtgatgatgtgtcaatattggttcatcagttgtaacaaataaaTTACTGGGAGGAGATACAAGTGTAGGGAAAGGGTTATATGGGATCTCTTTGtattttctgctcaattttgctgtgcatctaaaattactcaaaaataagATCTaagtagaggaaaataaaatttaaagatattttaataaaatttaggtTCATATTGACCTTCCTGGTTATGGCCTTAACTTCTACGGAAAAGAATATTGACCAACATTATGAGACtattatttacagatatttttcatAAGTAATTTTGATAGAAAATCATATAAACCAGATGAATGAGGAGGCATTGTTTTTACAAGAGTATGTTACAAGAGTCTAGTTTTGTAAGCAAACCTTTCTATTTAGTATTGTTATATGTTGTCATATCTACATATTAGGTAGAAAAAAACAGCTAAACCAGAACTAAGCAGTTCTGTTTAACTGTAAGCTACTTTGCATATAGTTACTAAATGATCACTTATAAATCAGGTTAAGTCTGACACAGCCCAAATACAGCATCTCAGTGACAAAACAGGTAAGAGACTCTTCTCCAGAGTAGCCcatggctggggggggggggggggggggcaaggaaaCTGCCTTTAAGGAAACTCCCAGGCACAGTTgataaatgatgaattttatcaGCTGATGATTCCATTGTCTTAAACTATTAAATATGCCCATATGTTAAAAGATTCAGATTTTGCTGGTGATTAAATCATCTGGAGGAGTGGGAAGGGTTTGGTTTGGAAATCAGGAGTCCTAGGTTCTGACCCATGCTCTGCTGACAGCTCTGCAAGCTTAGCCAACTCACAGTCTGAGGGATTGGATAAGAGGATTTCTAAGATTCCTTCCATCTCTAACATTCCATAAGTCAATTATATGTGCAGttatagagttttgttttttacatgcTAGATATTTTTAATACCTTTGAAAAGTTGAAGTTTTATGCCAAGCAGCACTACCAGAATCTCTTAGGATTTTATCATTAAGACCTCATCATTTATTTCCCAGAAGACAGAAATCTGAGATTTTCCCAAGATAGGTGCATTAGTTAGCTGTGCATGTATCTGGAACTGCAAAGCCCCAGCACCAATAGTCcatattgctttcttttaaaaacttgtattcAATTCAAACACTTCCATCCTCCACTAGGCTTTCTATCTTGATCCTCTACTGAGTTTTTCATTCTCTCTGTTGTGttgggattaattttttttaataaaagatgatCATATTTAAATGCCATTACACTGATTGATGAACTTTTGGGAAATGCTCAATAACAAAAGCTGCTCAACAGTGTGTCTACAGAGACACTAAATTTTTTTACCCAAGAATTATGCATAGTCTACTTAAAGCCTAGAAAATGTTAAGTACCCATGGCATATATAAATTACCCAGATTTCATCTGGGCCAAGGTTTAAGACATTAAAATTATCTGTCAAGATAAAACTATACCTAAAGAATTCTTGTGTGTAATTGGCTTTGCTGACATCTGCTTTGCATTTTGATACTCTGCTGTGTCAGTTCTGGCTTGCTAGCCATAGGCAGAGATAAGGCCCTGCTTTTCTCAGAGATATAGAAAGACAGGCTCCATCCCCATTGTGCCATCATTTTGTAGCTTCCGCCATACATGTTCTTGATCTCTTACCCCCTCGAATTCCTGTCTTGGGAATTCCCTAACTCttttctcttagcaactttttatttttgacagaatCTTGGCTAGTTTTTAATCTTccagagatttttgttttaagtgaaatattttaggCCATTTGGTCAGTAATTTGGAATCTTTCAtttcttgttcctttgttttgattcatatttatctcatctgctcccccaccccagccccctaTTAGGAAGAGCTTTCCCTGGCATTTACTCCTTTCCAGGGTGTCCCACCATGGGACTTCTTATCACACTCCCCTCTCACCCTCCCCGCCCCTCACCCCTTATCCCCCATCGCAGacttccctttctgatttcacaGTCATTTTTGTCTTTCAGCAGCCATACTAGATAGGCTAGGCTTTTTCACACCGTAAAGTGATACGCTTCACAGCACTTGAATTCTAGTGCATATTGGCGGCTCTTCTCATTACATGGTGTCAGGCTGCAGGTTGTTACTCTGCTCAGGTAGAGAAGCAAGTGACTATGTTATCCAATCTTGCTCATAAACAGGGTTGGGGGGAGGAAAGTGGCCTTGTTTTCTCTACACATGCCAAGCATAGAGGTCAAGCCCTCATTcccaaaaatgttgaaaaatcaCACCCTGAGGAATTAACAGAAAGTCATATTTCCCTCTTTTCTGGATGCCCAAGGCAGATTTCTTGTTGCTTCTCCATTTTAGGTATGGTCATCTCTCAACAAATATGCTTTGGATAGATCAGTGTTTGATTTTCCGGTGTTAGGGAAAATATAAGCCAGGTTTTTCTGTAGGGTGCAGTTCAGAAATGGATACTGAACAAGTATTCATctgtaaagaaaggaaagaggaaaagcacTAACACCTGTGCattatggtggtttttttttcatttgatcctcacaaccaCCTTGCAGAATAGTTAATACCTCAGTTGATCATAGGAAAGAGgtgaagctcagaaaggttaaggaaCTTGACTGAAGACACACAGCTAGGAAGGCGCAAAGCCAAGATTGAAACTCAGGGGTGTTGTAACTGAAAGAAAAACTGTTCTTTTTCCTACAGCACTACCCTGCCTCCCAGTTTAGTAATTAAACTGCAACATCTCTGTAAAATCTGTTGTGGTTTTATTATTATAGTCAAAGGTAAAAAGGTGGTTTAATAAATGAGATACATGAAGACCTATTCAGAAAAAAGGACTGTATTGGTTTGGGACCTCTTGGGGTATAATGCTTTATCCTTatgttccatgaaaaaaaaaaaaaaaaactaaatacagaTTCACttcattcaatatatttaaagttctgtggaagtaaattaaaaataggtaaattgacTATGTTTTAAATTGGTGAGTTTCCTATTTAAAGGAtcttaaagtgaatttttaaaagcaaaagattcctttcttatttttttttcctttcttatttttatttttggttttgcccCTGGCATAACAGGTATTACTTTAGAAGGCTATGCCTGTGAGCTTGCATGATCATTAACTTGTTTGTAGTGTCTCCAACATGTATTTGAATATTGTGGTActtcagtgtttcccaaactttaGTTACTTATATGCACTTCATGGAGTTTATTATCCGGGTTCTACCTGTactgttatttacttattatttttcttgaagtgccattttttaatcaagtagatgtacttttaaaattttatttaaattcaattaactaacctacaatgtattattggtttcagaggtagaggtcagtgattcatcggttgcatataacaccctgtgctcaggacgcctgggtggctcagcggttgagcatctgcctttggctcagggcgtgatcctggagttccgaaatcgagtcccacaccagggagcctgtttctccctctgcctatgtctctgtctctctctctttgtctctcatgaataaataaacaaaatctaaaacacacacacacacacacaaaccaccctgtgctcatcacatcatatgccctccttaatgcccatcacctagttaccccgtCGTCCCAACATTCCtccccagcaaccctcaatttgttcatgtagatgtatttttattttatttttatttttttaaaaagggttttatccatttatttgatagagagcacaagcaggggggagtggcaggcagaggcagagggagaagcaggcttcctgctgggaaggagcccaggaccctgggatcatgacctgagctgaaggcagatgcttaactgactgagctacccaagcacctccaagcagatatatttttaaaggaaattttgtaTCACTGCCATAAGCATGAAATCAATATAATTCACAATAGAAATTAAcagcaaaatattattaaattctaGTAGATActatcatttgttgaagacttcCATCTAAGGAGGATCAGAAAGCATTCTAGTAGGgtggaagacacacacacactcttacaAGATTAAAACTGTATCTTTGTAATCACCAGGATTGAAAGAGTTGAAAAGGAATAACTTTCTCACAAAGTGAGTCAATGTTACTTAATGTTGTTTCTCTGTACTAACAAAAAATCCTCTCTTACTACCCACAGAGTATGGTTACCCCATATCGTTTTCAGAATGAGCTCAGAAAGTATTCATCAAAGCAGAGAAGGCTTTAAAATATTGATCTCTGAGAAAGTCCATGatatctgctttcttttgatctGGTCAAATTAATAAACTTGGTTATGTTTCCAGGCTAAAGAGGAAATGATGGACAATCGAAGCTACTCTAATCTGCCAGAAAAACTGCCTGCTGTCTCTGAATCTGCCCACCTGCCACTGACCAGGTCTTTCTATCTTGACCCCATGGTCACTTTCCACCTGTATCCTGATGCCCCAGTGCCGTCACCTTACTCTGAAGATCTGCCATTGCTGCCTTTTCCCAGCGATTCCCTGATCATGGAAAATTACGGTGAACCCTGCCCCTTCGCCTTCCCAATGTCTTATCCAAATTACAGAAGGTGTGAATACTCCTATGGGCCAGCCTTTATCCGGAAAAGGAATGAGCGGGAAAGGCAGCGGGTAAAGTGTGTCAATGAAGGCTATGCCCAGCTCCGACATCATCTGCCTGAGGAGTACTTGGAGAAACGACTCAGCAAAGTGGAAACTCTCAGAGCTGCCATCAAGTATATTAATTACCTGCAGTCTCTTCTGTACCCTGATAAGGCTGAGACCAAGAATAACCCTGGGAAAGTTTCCTCCCTTAtggcagccaccagccaccaCACTGACCCTATTTTCAGAATCATTTGATTGTTTccaaatagaaacaaataatctCACAAAATGGTGTCTCTTACAGCATCATTCAATAGTTTTTCCTAAACATAAGTTCTGCTTATAGAACTTATAGAAGTTATAGTAGATAACAGCTCAAATGTCCACCTGTGCTGATTATTTCCTACCAGGGTTTGACATGTACAAAACATGATCTTATGGGGGTTGAGAAGATATGTCTTAAGCTTTGGTGATTTCTTTCAAGAACTGTAGAGGAGCAGGAGTCCCCAGGATTCTCTATACCCCTCACGTTGTCCTTCTCACACACTTGGCCAGAGTCTCAGCTGTAAGAAACTCTCATGAAAGTATAGTAAAGTCTGATCAATGACTAATCAATGTTTATAATGCCCTTTGCAAACATTTCATGCTAAATGATCACAATTAACCTCCCTTGGTTTGTCAGAGTCCGGTAGTTCTTTTTGTTATAATTTGGGGTTGACAGGAAACCTATATATTTATACCTTACCCATGTCCTGATGAGAAAGTATCCCAAGACTGAAGCAAAGATAGCTAACAAAATCTTGTgatctgaaattattttacagTCATCTTTTCCCTGCATGCAGAAGACTTCTTTAGGCAGCTTAGTCTAGTTAAGAAGGCTATCGCAGTCTGTGGAATCAAGCTGCCTCAGTTTAAACTATGactctgctccctcctctccatgTCTCAGTTCTTCATCCACAGAATGAGAATAATAAGAAGAGCAACGATTCTCCCCTTATGTTTGGAGAATtaacaatgcctgacacatacgTATGCATAAccattagtagtagtagtagtagtagtagtagtagtagtagtagtagtaatctTCTATTATCCATAGCATCATCATTCTACAGGTTATTCTGGCCAGAAAATGTACAGGGGCCATGCCTGTCCTTCACTGCCCCATATCTTGGAGTCTGCCTTCAAAATGTCTCTATATCCATTCCTGTGACTTCCACCTTGAATCCTGAGCCCCATCTGTGGCCAAGCCCAGCCCGGACTTTCCATATACTGGCATATTCACCTCCAGTGTCATTTCTGTGAAGTCTTCCCACTCCAGCCATTACTCGTTCATTTATTTTGTACACATATTTCCTTGCACTTCCCATCCTACTACCTTTACACACTGTATTACACATCTATGTCTTCAGTACATAGGGACAGGCCTATTCCTCCCTACATTCCTAGCACTCAGTAAAGAGCCTCAAATCAGGTAGATGTTGTGTGTAAATATTTGGTGTTACTATTTTCCTATTCCAATCCTGTCATGTTTTATCTTGGTCACTGTTAACAGTCTCCTCTCTGGTTTCTTGGGCTCAAGAATTAACTGCCTACATTCTCACTCTGatgttttttcttaaagcatttcATGTCACTTCCTTGCTCAAACCCCATGACGTCTTCCTTTTGACTACTATGTTGTTTACATTTATCTGCTGGGTTTGCAAAGCTCCCACCAATATGGCCCCTTTCCAAATAGTCACACCTTGATTTTCTCATGACACCGCATTTCCtccaaaagagaaaagcaatcttATAAATGAATCCTTCTCTCTTCGCTCTAGCCTCCTAAACAAGAATgttctcctttttccctcttaTCATTGAAATCCCACCTGTCTTATTCAAAAGTAAGTGACCTTCTCTCACTGCCAGAGACTCCATTGGTCTTTCTTGGACTCCAACTTTGTGCACCAAATAACTCAGCTTTTATCTATGTGGTCCTTAGCAACAGTCATTCTCCTGACTGGTAGGTTATGCTGTGTGAGGGCAGTCATCAGTTAAGATGCTTTTAGTTGCAAGTGAGAGAAAATACAATCCCAATTTGTATAATCAATAAAGATTCACATAATGGAAGCATCTAGATATAGAGCTGCCTTCAGGCAGGGCTCAACAGTGTCACCAAGAACCTGTTTTGTTTAGGCCTATCCTCCCTTTCTCTGGGAATAGCTTCAATGCCCCAAAAAGGCAGTCAGAGGCTCCTAGAACGATGTCCTTTCTTATTTATGtgtaggagaaaagagaaagtctATAATCCAGGATTCCCAACACAAATCTTGAGATTTATTCTGATTGGAGAGGCTGGGGGACATACTCATACCTAACCAATCCCCAGAGTGGAACTGGAGCATGGAATGTGCCGATTAACACACGTTCTACCTGTGGAGCTGGAGATAACGGTCAGCCTCTTTTACCAATGGATCTGCGAAAGGAAACAGGAAGTGTTGGAAGAGGGGAGTGGATGTGGGGGAGACATGCACAAATGTCCCTGCATACTTTTTGGTATTCTCCCCTGAacactgtgccaggcacataACAAGTATACAATGACTGTCAGATGCCTCAAAATACCAGCCTGTCCCATGGATGTTCAAATGAGAGCAGAATCCAGACTTCTGTTCCCTTTGTCACCAGTGTCCACTCTCATCACCCTCAAGTGGTCACCACATCTCTGCTCCTCAGCAGGGTCCTCTCTGTTACAGACAAGCAACATGCCCATACCTTTGACTACTTTGCTTTAAACTACAGACCAAGTCTATCTTAGAGTCCTTCGGCCAGCCAGTGGCTCACCTAACCTAGCCTCCTGTCTGCACAGGATGGAGGCAGATGGATAGTCCTTAGTCCTTAGTCTGGGCAGGGGCAGCTCCCTCCCTCACAGGACTCCCTGGGATTCATGAAGGCTTCCCACCAGGACTGCCTCTTCCAGTAGTGGGGAAGCCTGAGCTTTGGGGAATTGAGGGTGCAGTGACCTTTCTCCCCAACGCCCCATCTCCCCTTTTCCCCAGGGAAACCCTCTGCCCCCTTGTCCTACCCACGGCCCCCACAGCCCCCCTGCCATCCCTCTGCACATGCCCAGTACACTCACTCAGTCCACAGCATTCCTGCTGGCTTGCATCCATGGCAACCTGCTTGGCAACCAGGAGTCCGTTGGGCTAAGGCCCTGAGCCCCAACTGTCAGAAGGCTGAAGTGGAGGAGTTTGGGGCTGTGAGTAAGTCCCCTTGGGGTCAGACCTGTGGATGTGGGCAGGGGCAGACCCTAACAGAACTCTGGTGGGCTGGGGCAGCAGTGTGATCTTGGATCCTGGGTGTCAAGCCGTCACGTCTGAACAGGTCTATGAAGGACATGACCTTGGGATATCAGCGGGGGCTAGTGTTAGTCCTGGAGGTCACTGGATTAGGAAGGGAGTCTGTGGCTCAGATTGGGGGTTTGTTATTAGGGTTAGGCCAACCATATTTGTAAAGGGAAGTGTTGTTTTATCCCAGAGTCCCTACAactggggaggaggaaaaaacTAACATCTATTGAGCTACTTATCAGCCAGGTGCTTTCCATATATCATCTCCAGAGCCATAACTGAAGCGCTGTGGTTACGTGAGCATACAAGGATTTAGAGCTGGGTTTCTCTAAAGTCACAACTCTCGCTCTTTCAAGCCCTCCCCTATTTCTTGAGCTGAAGTTTCCAAGGCAGATGATTCAGAGAATAGCCTGAGCTTGTCTGTGGGAGCAGGTGGGGTCTGCTAACCCCAGAAGTGAGCCCTGCGCCAGCCAGTTGCCGTCTGCTGGGCTGTGGGCTGCAACTCAATGGTGGTGCTTGTTCTCAGGTGGTTTCTCCCAAGGCCATGGAATCCTCTGCAGGGACTGGGACGCCTCAGCCCAAATACTGCAGTGTGGCCACAACCCTGAAGCCCCCTTCCTGGACTGGCCCTGCTCCTCCCTGGGAACTCTCCTGCACCTGCCCCTTTGCCATCCAAGAACCCTGGCTCACCCGGCACAACCTCCTCACCAGGTATGAGTCCCTGCAACCTCTGGCAGAAGTGATGTGCGCCCCTCTTGTTCCTCTCTGTTCTTGGCTCTCGATGGTGTACCATGAGGGGTAGAACTTGCTTCCTGGGAAGGCTGAAAAGGTTCTTTCCTGTGTGGGCTATGGTTTGCTTGTGGTCTTACATGACTCCAGTCTAAACTGTACTCCCTGGGCACTCTGAGGCAAGGTGGCAGATGTCAGAGTTGGCATGGGTGAGAGAAGCAGTCAGACATCGCCAGTTGAAGAGTTTCTAGCTCATTTTACCACCAACTATGAGACTAGCCCTGGCACCACGTGAGAAATTAGGGTTTCTGCAACCAGCAGCTAAGGCAAGCTGGCCAGTTACCTCTTCAGGTTCCCTCGGTAACCCTCAGTTATCCTGGCCTTTCCCGAATCAAATCCTCGGTGGGCTGTGTAAAGTGTGattgcagaaggaaaggaagctcAGCCCTCAAGCATACACAAGTGATGTAAGTTCCAGGGACTCGCTTGTGCCCATGCCACTCACATAGGGACATGCCAGTTTGAACCCTTAATAACCCGCTTTCTGGATTCACCTATGGGGACCATCTTGTTCAAAGCCAGAGTTAAACGTTCCTGCTTCCAGGCTTGCCCACAAAGGAAACAGCTTTTTCAGAAAACCAAACCCTGACTCAATAATCCACCCCTCTACAGCCCTGGTTTGGCCCTGCCCACAAACCTTTCCAGGAATagcttctcctttttcctgtctCTCAGTCCCTTGGCCAGCTCTTCTGTGTTTCCCCTGCTCAAacacttcctcctcccttctgatCCCATAGCATCAAGCATCCTTCCAATGTTACTCTTTTGGTACAGCTATCCAAACACCATACCTCATCCTGGATTCCCCCACACTGCCTTTGGATTTACCTCCCCAGCGCTCTTTCCTGGACTGCTGTTCAGCCTCAGAACCAGGATTTATTCACTTGAATAGATCCAGGCTAGTCACATTTTGATGACCTTAATGCAATTCTCAATCCCCAAATGGTAGTTCCCTTCAttgtcctctccttctgccctttccagCAGTTTATCTTGttttactggaagtcctagattACCAGCCACTTTTTACATGGGTTTCTGTTCCACATAGCCATTATGTCACATGCCTCCTGCTGTGCTGCTCAGATCTgtgaaatgtgtttttctttctttctttctttttctttctttctttctttctttctttctttcttctttctttctttctttctttttctttctctttcttttctttctttctttctttctttctttctttctttctttctttctttctttctttctttcttttctttctttctttcttgttttatttactcatgagagagaggcacagacataggcagagggagaagcaggctcccctcgaggagcctaatgcgggacttgatcccaggactctgggatcatgacctgagtggtaggcagatgctcaaccactgagcgacccaggtgtcccgtgAAATGTGTTTCTTGGTGTTTTTAGGGCTTGGTTTTCTCCACTCCCTAATTCTATTTGCTTTTTCCCAGATATGTATCTTACCAACCATGTCTCCACATTGCTGACTCAGCATGGCAGGGGCCTAGCTGGTTGGGAAGAGTTGGAGATGCTGCTGACACATGGGTCCTGGCGAGAAGGGGACCAGATGGCTTTTATTACCGGGCTCAGAGAAAGGCTGCTCCAGAGGCAAGTTCCTCACATCTCCCAGGACACTCCTCAGGGTGGCCCTGTCATACCTGCCACGCCCCAGCTGTGTGTGCCCAGCAGTACGGTTTCTTGGATAAGCGTACGTCTTTCATGGTCAGGTTCTAGAGGGGAAATGTAAAGGCAGTGAGTTTGCTGGGGCTGTGTAACAGAGTAGCACAAATGAGGCGACTTAAAGAACAGAGATTTAttgtctctcagttctggagactggtGTTGGTAGTGTCAGTCCCTCTGAGGGCCGTGAGGCAGAGTCTGCCTTTCCTAactagcttctggtggcttgcTGACCACCTTTGATGTTCCTTGGTGTGTAGAAAAGTCACCCTAATCTTTGCCCCATCTTCACACGGTAtcttccctctgtgcatgtctgtgtccaaatttctcctcTTTATATATAGGAACATCAGTCTCTGGATGAGGCACCGACCCTACTCAGCCTAGTATGACCTTGTCCTAACTAACTATATCTGAAATGACCCTGTTCCCAAGTGAGGTCACAACCTGAAGTACTAGTGGTTAGGATTCTAATAgatgaattttggagggatacAAGTGAACCTGTGACAGTGAAGAAAATTTACAGTAAAAAAGTGCTTTATTCAGGAAAATTCAATGTGTTGAGTGCTGGGCACCAGCCTAGGGGAAAGAGGAACAAAACGTGCCCACATGCCTGCCTCTGTGCCTGGTCCCCCACGTGCTGGAAGCCAGGCCTGTACTTCACCTCAGTGGCTGTTTacttctttgggatttttctcttctcagagtCAGACTTTGTGAATGTGGACTCATGGAAGGAAGACAAGTGTGAATTCCAAAAAACTGAATTATAGAATTTCCATTCAAaagtcattttgttgttttcaaataaCTAATATGTGAATTCCAATGAAATATTAGCAGAGGTTTGTTCAAATAATAGGCTGTGTGGTGATCAAAGTAACTTGTCACCAGactttatttctcttcaaaatcATACTGATTTTTCAAAACAGCTTAAAGGCTCCTCTTGCCCTCCCTTTTATGATGTTCATTTGCTTAGCCAAACCTCTCCACATTGAGGTGATGGCAGTGCCAAGGGCTGCCTTCACGTTAGGCCACAGCTACTCTTTGCCTGTGTGGGCCTGTGGATGAATACACTATCTCTGGTTGGTCTTGGACGCAGGGAAAACACTTTCCAGAGGTGCTGAGAGGAGGAGGAGTACACTGGGGAAAGATCCAGAGGACTCAGGTTATCCCTGGGAATTGCAGACCAAATATATAGAGGAGCAAAGAAaaccaggaagaggaagagaacgGGAAAGGAATGGCAGGAAGTGACAAACATGAGTTGCCCATGGCAAAAGGAGGTAGAGGGAAGAGCATAGCACCCAGAGTACagcctgcctgtctctgccacaATCAGCTCTAAGCAGCATCTGTCTCTGTCCTTTCCCTAGATGGCTCTCACTGTTTTAAGGAGGACCCGGGGCTTGTTTCTAGGGCATTGCAGGGAACCATGGTGCTCCCTGTTCCACTTCCTAATGCCAGATCTCATTGTGAGTGTTTTCTTTGCCACAGCTGGAGAGACAGGGGGCTCTGCTTGTGGAATTTGAGGTTCCCCTCATCACAGACCCAAAGCTGCCAGCCCAGTGGCAGAGCATGGTCTTAGAAGAGGATGTCATTCAGTGTTTGCCAACCATGGACTACTCACTGGAACCTGGGGA from Vulpes vulpes isolate BD-2025 chromosome 11, VulVul3, whole genome shotgun sequence encodes the following:
- the ASCL3 gene encoding achaete-scute homolog 3, giving the protein MMDNRSYSNLPEKLPAVSESAHLPLTRSFYLDPMVTFHLYPDAPVPSPYSEDLPLLPFPSDSLIMENYGEPCPFAFPMSYPNYRRCEYSYGPAFIRKRNERERQRVKCVNEGYAQLRHHLPEEYLEKRLSKVETLRAAIKYINYLQSLLYPDKAETKNNPGKVSSLMAATSHHTDPIFRII